From Pseudobdellovibrio exovorus JSS, a single genomic window includes:
- a CDS encoding low molecular weight protein-tyrosine-phosphatase: MHKKVLMVCLGNICRSPSAEAILRHQAQELGLDIEVDSAGTAGYHTGERSDPRSIHHAEKRGYQMTHLARQITQADFKKFDHILVMDQSNFTNVSKIAPKELAHKVELISHYDPKKEITHIPDPYYEGPEEFEKVLDYLEVCVAGFLKQALPKE, translated from the coding sequence ATGCATAAAAAAGTTTTAATGGTCTGTTTAGGTAACATCTGTCGTTCGCCATCTGCCGAGGCTATCTTGCGCCATCAGGCGCAGGAACTAGGATTAGATATCGAGGTGGACTCTGCAGGAACCGCTGGCTATCATACCGGAGAGCGCTCGGACCCTCGTTCTATCCATCATGCTGAAAAGCGTGGTTATCAAATGACCCACCTTGCAAGGCAAATCACGCAAGCAGACTTTAAAAAATTTGACCATATCTTAGTAATGGACCAATCCAATTTCACCAATGTATCCAAAATAGCTCCGAAAGAGCTGGCCCATAAAGTTGAACTGATCAGTCATTATGACCCTAAAAAAGAAATCACCCATATCCCCGATCCTTACTACGAAGGCCCCGAGGAGTTTGAAAAGGTTTTAGATTATTTAGAGGTCTGTGTGGCGGGGTTTTTGAAGCAGGCCCTACCGAAAGAATAA
- a CDS encoding phytanoyl-CoA dioxygenase family protein has protein sequence MTINLSDPKSFSDNGILALRGFLSNKSVKAARDSILSELKRLNLIAGGKVLSSKLQSLPLFQQTNRLSQMVGPRKEVDELFSKELLTTMEELAGSKLKPSQPSAQILLSFSHKTDWSVENLNWHLDLAVPKRDQIPGLQAFVLIDDVLPRGGATLALAGSHRLHYVSYEDNAHGILKKRSDFALMPEKYLKPQVVEGIPIQIVEMSGRAGDVFVMDLRVLHSPSVNTTSNIRMMATNRYFK, from the coding sequence ATGACTATCAACCTATCAGATCCTAAATCATTCTCTGACAACGGTATTCTGGCATTGCGAGGATTTCTGTCGAACAAGTCTGTAAAGGCTGCACGTGATTCTATTCTATCTGAACTAAAGAGATTGAATCTAATTGCAGGCGGGAAAGTACTTTCATCGAAACTTCAAAGCCTTCCGCTGTTTCAGCAGACAAATCGACTGAGTCAGATGGTGGGCCCCAGAAAAGAAGTAGACGAATTGTTTTCTAAAGAGCTACTGACCACTATGGAAGAATTGGCCGGGTCAAAACTAAAACCTTCACAGCCAAGCGCGCAAATTCTGTTGTCGTTTTCTCATAAAACAGATTGGTCTGTAGAAAATCTGAATTGGCATCTGGATCTGGCTGTTCCGAAGAGGGATCAGATTCCCGGCCTGCAGGCATTTGTTTTGATAGACGATGTGCTGCCTCGGGGCGGGGCCACACTGGCTTTGGCTGGCTCCCATAGATTGCATTACGTATCCTATGAAGATAACGCCCACGGTATTCTTAAGAAAAGATCTGATTTTGCCTTAATGCCCGAGAAGTATTTAAAACCGCAGGTTGTAGAAGGGATTCCGATCCAGATTGTCGAGATGTCCGGCCGTGCAGGGGATGTTTTTGTAATGGATTTAAGAGTGCTGCACTCTCCATCGGTGAACACAACAAGTAACATCCGCATGATGGCGACGAATCGGTATTTCAAGTAA
- a CDS encoding class I SAM-dependent methyltransferase, which produces MKNNFWNENVEQWVQVIDSMGIDSRKITNPAIIQAISDNKLKSVLDVGCGEGWLARSLPEDIQYTGIDGSEGLIKKAQERSGHLFEAVSYDDLKSKNWRPNALVEGVVFNFSLLDEDISSTLKSVSEFLLPEGKIIIQTIHPCFKLPTYQDGWFIEDFKTMSVDFKDVMPWYGRTLSSWISEFEKSDLRLCQLIEPRGEGLPTSIIFILKSVK; this is translated from the coding sequence ATGAAAAACAACTTCTGGAACGAAAATGTCGAGCAGTGGGTTCAGGTTATTGATTCTATGGGTATCGATAGCCGTAAGATCACAAATCCTGCCATTATCCAAGCCATCAGCGACAATAAATTAAAGTCAGTTCTTGATGTGGGGTGTGGTGAAGGTTGGTTAGCAAGGTCTTTACCTGAAGACATCCAATACACGGGGATTGACGGTTCAGAAGGGCTTATTAAAAAAGCTCAGGAACGTTCAGGGCATTTATTCGAAGCAGTTTCATACGATGATTTAAAAAGTAAGAACTGGCGTCCGAATGCTTTAGTCGAAGGCGTTGTATTTAACTTTTCGCTTTTAGATGAAGATATAAGTTCCACCTTAAAAAGTGTCAGTGAATTTCTTTTGCCTGAAGGGAAAATTATTATTCAGACGATCCATCCGTGCTTTAAGTTGCCAACGTATCAAGACGGTTGGTTTATTGAAGATTTTAAAACAATGTCTGTGGATTTTAAAGATGTCATGCCGTGGTATGGTAGAACGTTAAGTTCATGGATCAGTGAATTTGAAAAATCTGATTTGAGGCTTTGCCAGTTGATCGAACCCAGAGGGGAAGGGCTTCCGACTTCTATTATTTTTATTCTGAAAAGTGTAAAATGA
- a CDS encoding retron Ec67 family RNA-directed DNA polymerase/endonuclease, protein MMVNYLKELQQAKSLQDLAKLLGTNESNLNILLYKISRKSLYRTFEIPKKGGGFRIISSPDESLKVVQKRLASILSSILEPNYQLKHKKKLQNPKKERATRAYSNKSVSHAFKQNLSIATNAEQHLKKKYVLNLDLEDFFGSINFGRVRGFFIKDKQFKLDPVVATHIANIICHMDKLPQGSPCSPVMSNLIGRLLDRHLLRLANRRGCFYTRYADDLTFSFNGPKFPTEIAILEQDQWVIGDALTEVIEKSGFKIKKSKVRMHYRTSRQMVTGLVVNCHVNVPAEYYRDTRSMCLNIFTTGSCYLKTNRNKNLSMQQLEGRLNYIYQIKKFKNIYADQGGYRHSRHNGKYKSDSNLDRSTQYADNSHQVSLDGIKNIYGRFLFYKNFFAPQMPLIYCEGKTDPVYLKCALLALETKYSGMVSSGKLNVRFFAGNNLDGEMMKLVDGTGGMKYLISSYNRMKKECKFNGVPLHPVIIVVDNDSAGLEVKKAAKKKRSMTNGVFHIFHNLYILEIPKNPTDAVETVIEDYFTDKTLNMKFKGKTFKSGDLDEKDAVNHFGKAVLSMLVKKRCKKIDFSKFSEIFDKVDEIIKDYQTILSTKTSQE, encoded by the coding sequence ATGATGGTTAATTATTTAAAAGAATTACAGCAAGCAAAATCCCTTCAAGATCTTGCAAAGTTACTTGGAACAAACGAGAGCAACCTAAATATTCTTTTATACAAAATATCTAGGAAAAGTTTATATAGAACCTTCGAAATACCAAAAAAAGGTGGCGGTTTTAGGATTATATCAAGTCCAGATGAATCACTAAAGGTAGTACAGAAAAGGCTTGCCTCTATTTTGTCATCAATTTTAGAGCCAAATTATCAGCTAAAACATAAAAAGAAGTTACAAAATCCAAAAAAAGAAAGAGCAACTCGAGCATATTCTAATAAAAGTGTTTCTCATGCATTCAAGCAAAATTTATCAATCGCAACAAATGCAGAACAACATCTTAAAAAAAAATATGTACTTAATTTAGATTTAGAAGATTTTTTTGGATCTATTAACTTTGGAAGAGTTCGCGGATTTTTCATTAAAGATAAACAATTTAAATTAGATCCCGTTGTAGCAACCCATATAGCGAATATTATTTGCCATATGGACAAGCTTCCACAGGGAAGCCCTTGTTCACCTGTAATGTCTAATCTTATAGGGCGTCTTCTTGATAGGCACTTACTGAGGTTAGCTAATAGAAGAGGTTGCTTTTATACTCGTTATGCAGATGATTTGACCTTTTCATTTAATGGTCCTAAATTCCCAACAGAGATTGCAATTTTGGAGCAAGATCAATGGGTGATAGGAGATGCTTTAACAGAAGTTATTGAGAAAAGTGGATTTAAAATTAAAAAGTCTAAGGTCAGAATGCATTATCGAACATCTCGTCAAATGGTTACGGGTCTTGTTGTTAACTGTCATGTGAATGTACCAGCAGAATACTATAGAGATACGCGCTCTATGTGTTTAAATATTTTTACGACTGGAAGCTGCTACTTAAAAACCAATCGCAATAAAAATTTAAGTATGCAACAACTTGAGGGACGACTTAACTATATTTACCAAATAAAGAAATTTAAAAATATTTATGCAGATCAGGGAGGATATAGACACAGTAGACACAATGGGAAATATAAGAGTGATTCCAACCTGGACAGGTCGACACAGTATGCTGATAACAGCCATCAAGTGTCTCTAGATGGTATTAAGAATATCTATGGTCGCTTCTTGTTCTATAAAAATTTCTTTGCGCCTCAAATGCCGCTTATTTATTGTGAGGGGAAGACAGACCCTGTTTACCTGAAATGCGCTCTTTTGGCACTAGAAACTAAGTATTCGGGCATGGTTAGCAGTGGAAAATTGAATGTAAGATTTTTTGCAGGAAATAATCTTGATGGGGAAATGATGAAGTTAGTCGATGGTACGGGGGGTATGAAGTATCTAATTTCTTCATACAATCGTATGAAAAAGGAGTGTAAGTTTAATGGCGTTCCGCTTCATCCCGTTATTATAGTCGTAGATAATGACAGTGCTGGGTTAGAAGTTAAGAAGGCAGCCAAGAAAAAAAGAAGTATGACAAATGGAGTATTTCATATTTTTCATAATTTGTACATTTTAGAAATTCCAAAAAATCCTACCGATGCGGTTGAGACGGTTATTGAAGACTATTTTACTGATAAAACTTTAAATATGAAATTTAAAGGGAAAACATTTAAATCAGGTGACTTGGATGAAAAAGATGCGGTCAATCATTTCGGCAAAGCAGTTTTGTCAATGTTAGTGAAAAAGCGTTGTAAAAAAATTGATTTCTCTAAATTTTCAGAAATATTTGATAAGGTCGATGAAATTATAAAAGATTACCAAACGATATTATCTACAAAGACATCGCAAGAGTAA
- the orn gene encoding oligoribonuclease: MAYEKVENLFWLDMEMTGLDVNKEVVIEVACIITDMNFRELACFETVVKQPQSYLDNMDAWNKEHHGKSGLAAKVPNGMQPDMVEAKLIDLIDKHFPYSKSDLKKRPILAGNSIMQDRLFIDKYFKDLSARLHYRMVDVSSFKVVLTNKFEIEYKKRNSHRALDDIRESIGELKFYLDHINKPNNK, encoded by the coding sequence ATGGCATACGAAAAAGTAGAAAATCTTTTCTGGCTCGATATGGAAATGACCGGCCTTGATGTGAACAAAGAGGTCGTCATCGAAGTGGCGTGTATTATCACCGATATGAACTTCCGCGAGCTCGCTTGTTTTGAAACCGTTGTGAAGCAGCCACAAAGCTACCTCGACAACATGGATGCATGGAACAAAGAGCACCACGGAAAATCAGGCCTTGCGGCCAAAGTGCCTAATGGCATGCAACCGGACATGGTCGAAGCTAAATTAATCGACCTCATTGATAAACACTTCCCATACTCAAAATCAGATCTTAAGAAGCGTCCGATTTTAGCTGGTAATTCTATCATGCAAGATCGTCTGTTTATTGATAAATACTTTAAAGATCTATCTGCCCGCCTGCACTACCGCATGGTGGATGTCAGCTCTTTCAAAGTTGTCCTGACGAATAAATTTGAAATTGAATACAAAAAAAGAAATTCCCACCGCGCTTTAGACGATATTCGCGAAAGTATCGGTGAGTTGAAGTTTTATCTAGATCACATCAATAAGCCCAACAACAAGTAA
- the ahcY gene encoding adenosylhomocysteinase produces the protein MNDPQRFAELARWGREEIKIAEKEMPGLMALRKEYGKSQPLKGARIAGCLHMTIQTAVLIETLTHLGAEVRWSSCNIFSTQDHAAVAMAAAGIPVFAWKGLTEQEFNWCIEQTITGWGAQGYNLILDDGGDLTNMMHEPRFAKELKNIIGLSEETTTGVHNLEVMLRNKKLKIPAINVNDSVTKSKFDNLYGCRESLADGIKRATDVMVAGKTVVVAGYGDVGKGSAHSMRGLGARVLITEVDPICALQAAMEGYEVTTMEDAAPRADIFVTTTGCCDIITEKHFMKMKDNAIVCNIGHFDIEIDMAWLNKNSKVREVKPQVDIHTLKNGRQIIVLAKGRLVNLGCATGHPSFVMSNSFTNQVMAQIELYTNRKAYKEVAITRLPKHLDEKVAFLHLAQLGVKLTKLSGKQAKYLSISSEGPFKPEHYRY, from the coding sequence ATGAACGATCCGCAACGTTTTGCTGAGCTGGCTCGTTGGGGCCGTGAAGAGATTAAAATTGCAGAAAAAGAAATGCCAGGCTTGATGGCTCTTCGTAAAGAGTACGGCAAATCTCAGCCGCTTAAAGGCGCGCGTATCGCAGGTTGCTTGCACATGACGATTCAAACAGCGGTATTGATCGAGACCTTAACTCATTTAGGAGCTGAAGTTCGTTGGTCATCATGCAATATCTTTTCAACGCAAGATCATGCGGCTGTAGCTATGGCGGCTGCTGGTATTCCGGTATTTGCATGGAAAGGTTTAACTGAGCAGGAATTCAACTGGTGTATCGAGCAAACGATCACAGGTTGGGGTGCGCAGGGTTACAACTTGATTTTAGATGACGGCGGCGACTTGACGAACATGATGCACGAACCGCGCTTTGCAAAAGAATTAAAAAACATCATTGGTCTTTCTGAAGAGACAACAACAGGTGTTCATAACCTTGAAGTGATGTTAAGAAACAAAAAATTAAAAATCCCTGCAATCAACGTAAATGATTCAGTAACAAAATCTAAATTCGACAACCTTTACGGTTGCCGTGAGTCTTTAGCTGACGGTATTAAGCGTGCAACAGACGTTATGGTGGCTGGTAAAACAGTGGTTGTTGCTGGTTACGGCGATGTAGGCAAGGGTTCGGCTCACTCAATGCGTGGCCTTGGCGCTCGCGTATTGATCACAGAAGTTGATCCTATCTGTGCGTTACAAGCGGCTATGGAAGGTTATGAAGTGACAACTATGGAAGATGCGGCTCCACGTGCAGATATCTTCGTCACGACAACTGGATGCTGCGATATCATCACAGAAAAGCATTTCATGAAAATGAAAGATAATGCGATTGTTTGTAACATCGGTCACTTCGATATCGAAATCGACATGGCATGGTTGAATAAAAATTCAAAAGTCCGTGAAGTTAAACCGCAAGTGGACATTCATACATTGAAAAATGGACGTCAGATCATCGTGTTGGCTAAGGGTCGTTTAGTGAATCTTGGTTGTGCGACAGGGCATCCATCATTTGTGATGAGTAACTCATTCACGAATCAAGTGATGGCACAAATTGAACTTTACACGAATCGCAAAGCTTACAAAGAAGTGGCGATCACACGTTTGCCGAAACACTTAGACGAAAAAGTGGCATTCTTGCACTTGGCTCAGTTGGGTGTGAAGTTGACAAAACTTTCTGGTAAACAGGCGAAGTACTTGAGCATTAGCTCAGAAGGCCCATTTAAGCCTGAACACTACCGCTACTAG
- the map gene encoding type I methionyl aminopeptidase codes for MQKPLSAEEIVKMKAVCKLAAKVLSHTGKFVKPGITTLELDKIADDHTLSLGAVSACIGYHGYPMSTCISPNEIICHGLPNDYVLKEGDIVNIDVTVKKDGFFGDTSKTFMVGQVSDAAADLVEVAHQAMMIGIETITPNGWTGDIGFETNKFVTRKGYTTIKEIGGHGIGRVFHTDPFVPAFGKKGKGEKLRPWTCFTVEPMVNQGTDDFEEFDIHGSSIKYYKTVDRKLSAQFEHTILLTDTGYEILTLD; via the coding sequence ATGCAAAAACCGTTGTCTGCTGAAGAAATCGTAAAAATGAAGGCCGTTTGTAAATTGGCCGCAAAAGTGCTCAGCCACACCGGAAAGTTCGTCAAACCCGGAATTACAACTCTTGAACTAGATAAGATTGCTGATGACCATACCCTTTCTTTAGGGGCTGTATCGGCTTGTATTGGCTACCACGGCTATCCGATGTCGACTTGTATATCTCCGAACGAAATTATCTGCCACGGCCTTCCTAACGACTATGTGTTGAAAGAGGGCGACATTGTGAATATCGATGTCACTGTTAAAAAAGACGGCTTCTTCGGTGATACCTCTAAAACCTTTATGGTGGGTCAGGTGTCCGATGCGGCGGCCGATCTTGTTGAGGTGGCCCATCAGGCGATGATGATCGGTATTGAAACGATTACACCGAACGGGTGGACGGGCGATATTGGCTTTGAAACTAATAAATTCGTAACTCGTAAAGGATACACCACCATCAAAGAAATTGGCGGTCATGGTATTGGACGTGTGTTTCACACAGACCCTTTTGTACCCGCATTTGGAAAAAAAGGTAAAGGTGAAAAACTCAGACCGTGGACTTGTTTTACGGTTGAGCCCATGGTGAATCAGGGCACCGATGATTTTGAAGAGTTTGATATTCATGGTTCTTCAATCAAGTACTACAAAACAGTAGATCGTAAGCTGTCGGCGCAATTTGAACACACGATATTGCTGACAGATACGGGATATGAAATTTTAACTTTAGATTAA
- a CDS encoding SWIB/MDM2 domain-containing protein translates to MAKAKKAAKKAAPKKAAKKAAPKKVAKKAAPKKAAKKAAPKKAASKRKPNAAFMKALTPSTTLAAIVGASALPRTEVVKKLWAYIKKNGLQDSKNRRNINADDKLKPIFGKNTVSMFEMTKLVSKHLK, encoded by the coding sequence ATGGCAAAAGCAAAGAAAGCAGCTAAAAAAGCGGCTCCAAAAAAAGCAGCTAAAAAAGCAGCTCCAAAAAAAGTAGCTAAAAAAGCGGCTCCAAAAAAAGCAGCTAAAAAAGCAGCTCCAAAAAAAGCAGCTTCTAAAAGAAAACCAAATGCAGCATTCATGAAGGCTTTGACTCCTTCTACAACTTTAGCTGCTATCGTTGGCGCTTCAGCACTTCCTCGTACTGAAGTTGTTAAAAAATTGTGGGCTTACATCAAAAAGAACGGTTTACAAGATTCTAAAAACCGCAGAAACATCAACGCTGATGATAAATTAAAACCAATCTTCGGTAAAAACACAGTTTCTATGTTCGAAATGACTAAATTGGTTTCTAAACACTTAAAATAG
- a CDS encoding DnaJ domain-containing protein, with protein MSTSTSFADILSSMTQDQNDTSVDFTSGWESHHDPYGLAQLLGQISIQRPSAHYTTMGRAQKAYPRPSLRPQAPKSPEFTPEYNRSDRQAHNLTPEQLQAYSALKAYAPSLNDNFDLHELKSAYRRSVLSTHPDRGGNSESFHLVKKSYQILSSLVTK; from the coding sequence ATGTCAACTTCCACGTCGTTCGCCGACATTCTTAGTTCGATGACTCAGGATCAAAACGACACGTCTGTTGATTTTACCTCGGGATGGGAAAGCCACCATGATCCCTATGGCTTAGCTCAGTTATTGGGACAGATTTCCATACAACGCCCTTCTGCTCATTACACAACAATGGGACGAGCGCAAAAAGCCTACCCCCGCCCTTCGCTTCGCCCACAGGCTCCCAAATCGCCAGAGTTCACGCCAGAATACAATCGTAGCGACCGCCAAGCCCATAACCTAACACCAGAACAGCTTCAAGCTTACAGCGCGCTTAAAGCCTATGCCCCGTCTTTGAATGACAATTTTGATTTGCACGAATTAAAGTCAGCTTATCGCCGTTCGGTTTTATCAACCCATCCTGATCGCGGTGGTAATAGCGAAAGTTTTCACCTTGTTAAAAAAAGCTATCAAATTCTATCCTCCTTAGTTACAAAATAG
- a CDS encoding B12-binding domain-containing radical SAM protein translates to MNATHDILLCTLNSTYQHSSFGLRYLYANLDELQSQACILESTIKETPRNFVEKLLQHRPRIVGFSVYIWNTLETLECIMILKKVAPEVVIVLGGPEISYETETQPHTQWADFIIKNEADFLFRDLCRDILIHEQRPEQKIIEAKLPDIKQIKLPYDLYTDDDIRNRVIYVEASRGCPYKCEYCLSSLDKSVRSFDLDLFLAEMKKLLDRGARTFKFVDRTFNLSPTTSTRILQFFLEHIELGLFLHFELVPDRLPKEIRELICQFPAGSLQFEIGIQTLNPLVAQNISRKNDMVKVAENFTYIKEHTHVHTHADLIVGLPGETLQSFAEGFDRLASFGPDEIQVGILKRLKGTPIARHEKSFKMLYSEAPPFQILSTDTMDFMTLQKMNRFAKYWDLYVNSGEFKHFSEWLRTNEQLGASYFWKFDQLSEYLSKTYSETHSISLMNLAEKAYLFLIENGVESSIAAEIIEQDYCYGSKRRDLPPFLKKLQGLSNTSSRALPNASSASSSISSSTGNPTTQNAGRNSRQLKHLN, encoded by the coding sequence GTGAACGCAACCCACGATATTCTTCTGTGCACTTTGAACTCTACCTACCAGCACTCTTCTTTTGGGCTGAGGTATCTCTATGCCAATTTAGACGAGCTTCAAAGCCAAGCCTGTATCCTAGAGTCCACAATCAAGGAAACCCCTCGTAACTTTGTCGAAAAACTTCTGCAACATCGCCCACGCATTGTTGGCTTCAGCGTCTATATATGGAATACCCTCGAGACTCTGGAATGCATTATGATCCTGAAAAAAGTAGCCCCTGAAGTCGTTATTGTCTTAGGTGGCCCAGAAATTTCTTACGAGACCGAAACACAGCCGCACACACAATGGGCAGATTTCATCATTAAAAATGAAGCGGACTTCCTTTTCCGTGATCTTTGCCGTGATATTTTAATTCACGAACAACGACCTGAACAAAAAATCATCGAAGCGAAGCTTCCAGATATCAAACAAATCAAATTACCCTATGACCTCTATACGGATGACGATATCCGAAACCGCGTTATCTATGTGGAAGCCTCGCGGGGCTGTCCTTATAAGTGCGAATACTGCCTTTCGTCTTTAGACAAGTCCGTGCGCAGTTTCGATTTAGACCTATTCCTTGCCGAGATGAAAAAGCTCTTAGATCGTGGCGCCCGCACATTTAAGTTTGTCGACCGCACGTTCAATCTTTCCCCAACAACATCGACACGCATCCTTCAATTCTTTTTAGAGCATATTGAGCTGGGTCTTTTCCTACATTTCGAATTAGTGCCGGACCGCTTACCTAAGGAAATTCGCGAGCTGATCTGTCAGTTCCCCGCGGGAAGTCTACAATTTGAAATTGGTATTCAAACATTGAATCCTCTAGTGGCTCAGAATATTTCACGCAAAAACGACATGGTGAAAGTGGCCGAAAACTTCACCTACATCAAAGAGCATACTCACGTTCATACCCATGCCGACTTGATCGTTGGTCTTCCGGGGGAAACGCTGCAGAGCTTTGCGGAAGGATTTGACCGCTTAGCCTCATTTGGGCCGGATGAAATTCAAGTGGGTATTTTAAAACGACTTAAAGGCACGCCTATAGCCCGTCACGAAAAAAGTTTTAAAATGCTTTACTCAGAAGCTCCACCTTTTCAGATTCTTTCAACAGACACTATGGACTTTATGACATTGCAAAAGATGAATCGCTTTGCAAAGTATTGGGACCTCTACGTCAACAGTGGCGAATTCAAACACTTCTCGGAATGGCTGCGCACCAATGAACAACTCGGCGCCTCTTACTTCTGGAAGTTCGATCAGCTCAGTGAGTATCTGTCTAAAACATACAGTGAAACCCATAGCATCTCTTTGATGAACCTCGCTGAAAAAGCCTATTTGTTTTTAATAGAAAATGGTGTCGAGTCTTCTATCGCCGCCGAGATCATCGAACAGGATTATTGCTACGGCAGCAAACGCCGTGACCTTCCACCATTTTTAAAAAAGCTACAGGGTTTAAGTAACACCTCCTCACGAGCCCTCCCCAACGCAAGCTCTGCCAGTAGCTCAATAAGCAGCTCAACAGGTAACCCAACAACCCAAAATGCCGGACGCAATAGCCGACAACTCAAACACCTGAACTAA
- the ettA gene encoding energy-dependent translational throttle protein EttA — protein sequence MSQDIIYTMKGVSKVYPPNRYVLKDIYLSYFYGAKIGVLGLNGSGKSSLLRIMAGVDQEFLGEAFPAKKMKVGYLEQEPQLDETLTVRENIFSQMGELPKLMKDYNAINDKFSDPDLDPDEMNKLIEKQGELQEKIEAMGGWEVDQKIELVIDALRCPDGDEQVTHLSGGEKRRVALARLIMSNPDILLLDEPTNHLDAESVAWLEQYLAKFPGTVIAVTHDRYFLDNVAGWILELDRGEGIPWKGNYSSWLEQKDKRLNQESKEQSRKAKTLERELEWIRQGAKGRQSKSKARISAYENLLKEPSAEKMQELSIYIPPGPRLGDIVVEAQGVTKGFGKKLLLDGVDFTIPRGAIVGVIGPNGVGKSTLFKMITGKEQPDGGTFKVGDTVKIAYVDQTRETLDPNKSIFEELSGGQDVIQLGGREINARQYVSWFNFSGSDQQKKVGALSGGERNRVNLAKILKQGANLLLLDEPTNDLDVNTMRALEEALLEFGGSAVVISHDRWFLDRICTHIMAFEGDSKVYFYPGNFSEYEEDRKKRMGEDAAPKRVRFRMIEQ from the coding sequence ATGTCACAAGATATTATCTACACCATGAAAGGTGTTTCTAAAGTTTACCCTCCGAATCGCTACGTGTTGAAGGATATTTATTTGTCATATTTCTACGGAGCTAAAATCGGCGTTCTAGGTCTGAATGGTTCTGGTAAATCTTCATTGCTTAGAATTATGGCGGGTGTGGATCAAGAGTTTTTAGGTGAAGCTTTTCCTGCGAAGAAAATGAAAGTGGGCTACCTTGAACAAGAGCCACAATTAGATGAAACGCTGACAGTTCGTGAAAATATTTTTTCTCAGATGGGCGAATTGCCAAAGCTGATGAAAGATTACAATGCGATCAATGATAAATTCTCTGATCCTGATTTAGATCCAGATGAAATGAATAAGCTGATCGAAAAACAAGGTGAGCTGCAAGAAAAAATCGAAGCCATGGGCGGTTGGGAAGTTGATCAGAAGATTGAACTTGTGATCGATGCTTTACGTTGTCCAGACGGAGACGAACAAGTGACTCACTTATCAGGTGGGGAAAAGCGCCGTGTGGCCTTAGCTCGCTTGATTATGAGCAATCCTGACATCCTATTGCTGGATGAGCCGACGAATCACTTGGATGCGGAATCAGTTGCATGGCTAGAGCAATACTTAGCCAAATTCCCAGGGACAGTTATCGCCGTAACGCATGATCGTTACTTTTTAGATAACGTAGCTGGTTGGATTCTAGAGTTAGACCGCGGTGAAGGTATTCCTTGGAAAGGGAACTACAGTTCGTGGTTAGAGCAAAAAGATAAACGTTTGAATCAAGAGTCGAAAGAGCAGTCTCGTAAAGCGAAAACACTAGAGCGCGAGTTAGAGTGGATTCGTCAAGGGGCTAAAGGTCGCCAATCAAAATCTAAGGCGCGTATTTCAGCTTACGAAAATCTATTAAAAGAACCTTCTGCAGAAAAAATGCAAGAGCTTTCTATCTACATTCCGCCGGGACCTCGTTTGGGTGATATCGTAGTGGAAGCACAAGGTGTTACAAAAGGTTTCGGTAAGAAATTGTTATTAGATGGTGTGGACTTCACGATTCCACGTGGAGCCATTGTCGGCGTTATCGGACCGAATGGTGTGGGTAAGTCGACATTATTCAAAATGATCACGGGTAAAGAACAGCCAGATGGTGGTACTTTCAAAGTGGGTGATACAGTTAAGATTGCCTACGTTGATCAAACTCGTGAAACATTGGATCCGAACAAATCTATCTTTGAAGAGTTGTCGGGTGGCCAAGACGTGATTCAGTTGGGTGGTCGCGAGATCAATGCCCGTCAGTACGTGAGCTGGTTCAACTTCTCGGGTTCAGACCAACAGAAAAAAGTGGGAGCTTTGTCAGGTGGTGAGCGCAACCGTGTGAACTTAGCTAAAATCTTAAAGCAAGGCGCGAACTTATTGCTACTAGATGAGCCGACGAATGACCTTGATGTGAACACCATGCGTGCGCTAGAAGAGGCACTACTTGAGTTCGGTGGTTCTGCTGTTGTGATTTCCCATGATCGTTGGTTCCTAGATCGTATTTGTACTCATATCATGGCATTTGAAGGTGACTCTAAAGTTTACTTCTATCCAGGAAACTTCAGTGAGTATGAAGAAGATCGTAAAAAACGTATGGGCGAAGATGCGGCTCCAAAGCGTGTGCGTTTCCGCATGATCGAGCAATAA